A DNA window from uncultured Methanoregula sp. contains the following coding sequences:
- a CDS encoding DUF3344 domain-containing protein — MQTTRNESRPGRFSGLLKGGARPRRSFALMMALVLVGMLSLAGVVSADNYWKGAAPTQAITGAVTGDVDAKFVNTWKTDNPIDNDNTTATFSGLTTSNVQFARLYIVPYTGNMTESWDGTLSVTLTPSGGTPVVLANKQPLDLVYDRTSGIVSNSSVSAPLVKLNRVTSDYVAVFDVKDYITASTVTLDISTTNVSGRFDGRIKEAKLVYGWNQTGGSQTKYWINEGQDPSTKDDPSYVGVTSFNGIPTDGITSATIYTDDIASANGVYTWNTASVTPSPIGSNSYARLNQFTPLEIYEDNDFSYDRAGTNSWYKLAVAILKVRY; from the coding sequence ATGCAGACAACTCGTAATGAAAGCAGACCCGGCAGGTTCTCGGGCCTGCTCAAGGGCGGTGCCAGACCGCGCAGATCCTTTGCCCTCATGATGGCACTGGTGCTCGTGGGGATGCTGTCGCTTGCCGGTGTGGTATCGGCGGATAACTACTGGAAGGGCGCAGCGCCTACCCAGGCAATTACCGGTGCCGTAACCGGTGATGTAGATGCAAAGTTTGTCAACACGTGGAAGACCGACAACCCGATCGACAATGACAACACGACCGCAACGTTCTCGGGCCTGACGACATCGAACGTCCAGTTCGCGCGGCTGTACATTGTGCCGTACACCGGGAACATGACCGAGTCCTGGGATGGGACCCTGAGTGTCACCCTCACCCCGAGCGGAGGTACTCCTGTGGTCCTTGCCAACAAGCAGCCGCTGGATCTGGTATATGACAGGACGAGCGGCATAGTTTCGAACTCGTCCGTATCGGCACCCCTGGTGAAGCTCAACCGGGTAACGAGCGATTATGTCGCGGTCTTCGATGTTAAGGATTACATAACCGCATCGACCGTGACGCTGGACATCAGCACGACTAACGTCTCCGGCCGGTTCGATGGCCGTATCAAGGAAGCAAAGCTCGTGTACGGCTGGAACCAGACGGGAGGTTCCCAGACAAAGTACTGGATCAATGAAGGCCAGGACCCGAGCACAAAGGACGATCCAAGTTACGTGGGTGTAACCAGTTTCAATGGAATCCCTACCGATGGCATCACCAGTGCGACCATCTATACCGATGACATTGCATCGGCAAACGGGGTTTACACCTGGAACACAGCATCCGTGACGCCGAGCCCGATCGGATCCAACAGCTATGCCCGGCTCAACCAGTTTACTCCTCTAGAGATTTATGAGGATAATGACTTTTCCTATGACCGGGCCGGGACCAACAGCTGGTACAAGCTGGCAGTTGCAATCCTGAAAGTCAGGTATTAA
- a CDS encoding DUF3344 domain-containing protein, whose amino-acid sequence MALFASIIFVPAAALYDFEGIPLSTHAQGTVNGDLLTFGKYGLSNPPYELQFSLPSAPRYARVYTGIWGGTEKYTGWAELNVNDLRKAKYVLNGERDRNRDVYEAGHGIYWIGYDTTEVLKKGNNVITVSTSKNDPGNKLDGRVYGVFVVAVVDDPAGGTTRYWIAEGNENLHGEGWAGTNPTRHDETNITFSGADIQGLTGANLTVLLLAGGKGQPDYVQFNNRYLGVPVRTVNGFNVTDIGDEISFNAEGGSGIESRYVDAETFNVGNSVQPANTVRFIRGIDLNGDGAITTTGDAPEGEDYIHPVMAILTEKITGSTPATDLAIESLDVSNAYNGEIATLTAEVRSNGVQPTEAVPVAFFANGNLINTTKIILHPSGITRVSVPWAATSGMYTLSAEVSAPGDSQPGNNGAQHQVTIGTPPDLSVSVGTPVHKDAAAGAGVSKAPLSLIPVIAAIGALALFRKRKYLPAVPALVLAVALIVASSGLVAPAGAVSDVQEYSLPVQIANNGGSDSPAFIVSVYLDGEKIADRQVSDGIKAHSSVSISIPVFTSPGSHEMKIIADEAGQVRDQSRSNNLVQGRYDFPK is encoded by the coding sequence ATGGCACTTTTCGCCTCAATCATCTTTGTCCCGGCAGCAGCCCTGTATGATTTCGAGGGAATTCCCCTCAGCACGCATGCCCAGGGAACCGTGAACGGCGATCTCCTCACGTTCGGGAAGTACGGCCTCAGCAATCCGCCGTACGAACTTCAGTTCAGTCTCCCGTCCGCGCCCCGGTACGCCCGGGTGTATACCGGCATCTGGGGCGGCACGGAGAAGTATACCGGCTGGGCAGAGCTGAACGTCAATGACCTCAGGAAAGCAAAGTATGTCCTGAATGGCGAACGGGACCGGAACCGGGATGTGTACGAGGCCGGCCACGGCATCTACTGGATCGGGTACGACACGACCGAGGTCCTGAAGAAAGGAAACAATGTGATCACCGTCTCAACGTCCAAGAACGATCCCGGCAACAAGCTGGACGGGAGAGTCTACGGGGTCTTTGTCGTGGCGGTTGTCGACGATCCCGCCGGCGGGACAACCCGGTACTGGATCGCGGAGGGCAACGAGAACCTCCATGGCGAGGGATGGGCCGGGACCAACCCCACCCGGCACGATGAAACGAATATCACGTTTTCGGGTGCGGACATCCAGGGATTAACCGGTGCAAACCTCACCGTGCTCCTGCTTGCAGGCGGGAAAGGCCAGCCGGATTACGTGCAGTTCAACAACCGGTACCTGGGAGTGCCGGTCCGGACCGTCAATGGTTTTAATGTGACCGATATCGGGGACGAGATCTCCTTCAACGCGGAAGGAGGCAGCGGTATTGAATCGCGGTACGTGGATGCGGAAACATTCAATGTGGGTAACTCCGTGCAACCGGCAAATACCGTCCGATTCATCCGGGGCATCGACCTGAACGGGGACGGGGCGATCACCACGACCGGCGATGCACCGGAAGGCGAAGACTACATCCACCCGGTCATGGCAATCCTCACCGAGAAAATAACCGGCAGCACCCCTGCGACCGATCTTGCCATCGAAAGCCTCGATGTCAGCAACGCGTACAACGGCGAAATCGCTACCCTGACTGCGGAAGTGCGGAGCAACGGAGTCCAGCCAACGGAAGCCGTACCGGTTGCATTCTTTGCAAACGGCAACCTGATCAACACGACAAAGATTATCCTGCACCCGAGCGGGATAACCCGGGTCAGTGTACCCTGGGCAGCCACATCCGGGATGTACACCTTGTCCGCCGAAGTATCGGCCCCCGGGGATTCACAACCCGGCAACAACGGGGCACAGCACCAGGTGACCATCGGCACCCCGCCGGATCTCTCCGTATCCGTGGGAACACCGGTCCATAAGGATGCAGCAGCCGGGGCCGGGGTATCAAAAGCGCCGCTTTCCCTTATACCGGTCATTGCTGCGATTGGCGCCCTTGCACTCTTCCGGAAACGAAAGTATTTGCCAGCGGTCCCGGCCCTTGTCCTTGCGGTTGCCCTCATTGTGGCCTCGTCCGGGCTGGTTGCCCCGGCCGGGGCGGTCTCGGATGTCCAGGAGTATTCCCTGCCGGTCCAGATCGCCAACAACGGCGGGAGCGATTCCCCGGCATTCATAGTATCGGTGTACCTCGACGGGGAAAAGATAGCCGACCGACAGGTAAGCGATGGCATAAAAGCGCACTCATCGGTGTCGATCTCCATCCCGGTCTTTACTTCACCGGGTTCCCACGAGATGAAGATCATTGCCGATGAAGCCGGCCAGGTAAGGGACCAGTCCCGGTCGAACAATCTTGTGCAGGGCCGGTATGATTTCCCGAAATAG
- a CDS encoding DUF3344 domain-containing protein, with protein sequence MISRNRILASMILALILAAPVLATYAADKPLTTVYTAEENGGYVFSVGNSTYSGTLHPGDRYPVSFAIDIPEDATVRYQRYYLYWAWSRKDQQAVYPAITATGCPGSGSTAGPVVRYVDNKGFSSASDFYSGMDAFTCGNLSPGKNTVTFEIANTGDGNSTFVVQGAGVLAAYASPSSPPGQIEVREGCDMLYSSYGITPEMATNRMDFTRDIDMSRLKKATLELVAPSGGYTRSDIIQKNAVGINHEPSGKLPPFITSVLSLVFPETRGKEWVDVFDSDQQQQIGIETRDVTPYLAARSNFATVQDRGDYLLLTNAILKSDYS encoded by the coding sequence ATGATTTCCCGAAATAGGATCCTGGCGTCCATGATCCTGGCACTCATCCTCGCGGCGCCCGTTCTTGCAACCTATGCCGCGGACAAGCCGCTCACGACCGTGTATACAGCAGAGGAGAACGGCGGGTACGTCTTCTCGGTCGGCAACAGCACGTACAGCGGAACGCTCCACCCGGGCGACCGGTACCCGGTCTCGTTCGCGATAGATATTCCGGAAGATGCAACGGTCCGGTACCAGCGGTACTATCTCTACTGGGCCTGGAGCAGGAAAGATCAGCAGGCGGTCTACCCGGCAATAACGGCAACGGGCTGCCCGGGATCCGGCAGCACTGCCGGGCCGGTTGTCAGGTACGTGGACAACAAGGGATTTTCGAGCGCGAGCGATTTCTACTCCGGGATGGACGCATTCACCTGCGGGAACCTCTCGCCCGGTAAAAATACCGTGACGTTCGAGATAGCAAATACCGGCGATGGCAACAGCACGTTTGTGGTCCAGGGAGCAGGCGTACTTGCCGCATACGCAAGCCCGTCGTCGCCACCGGGGCAGATCGAGGTCCGGGAGGGATGCGACATGCTCTACAGCAGTTATGGCATAACGCCGGAGATGGCGACAAACCGCATGGATTTTACCCGGGATATCGATATGTCCCGGCTCAAGAAAGCAACGCTTGAACTGGTTGCCCCGTCGGGAGGGTATACCCGGTCGGACATCATCCAGAAAAATGCGGTTGGCATAAACCACGAACCAAGCGGGAAACTTCCCCCGTTCATCACGTCGGTCTTGAGCCTCGTATTCCCGGAAACCCGGGGAAAAGAATGGGTGGATGTCTTTGATTCCGACCAGCAGCAGCAGATAGGAATCGAGACCCGGGACGTGACGCCGTACCTGGCTGCCAGATCCAATTTTGCAACGGTCCAGGACCGGGGGGATTATCTTCTCCTGACCAACGCGATCCTGAAAAGTGACTATTCCTGA
- a CDS encoding ABC transporter ATP-binding protein: MTGIIEADRLTKTYKGSVPALTQASFGVEKGEFVTLIGRSGSGKSTLLNILGCLDRPDSGELRLDGSVVDYNNPAQLVGIRRSKIGFVFQQFNLLPYLTAQENVEYPLLFNYHNPEDRARAAAELLRCVGLHDRRAHHPSELSGGEQQRVSIARALVNNPPIIFADEPTGNLDQKTSEEIFRLMRSISQEKKTTFFIVTHERDFGAYADRSFQLRDGEVIDTW; this comes from the coding sequence ATGACCGGGATTATCGAAGCTGACAGACTCACAAAAACCTACAAGGGATCCGTCCCTGCACTCACCCAGGCAAGTTTTGGTGTGGAGAAAGGAGAGTTCGTGACACTCATCGGGAGGAGCGGTTCAGGAAAGAGCACGCTTCTCAACATCCTCGGCTGCCTTGACCGGCCGGACTCCGGGGAGCTCCGGCTCGACGGGTCGGTTGTGGACTATAACAATCCTGCACAACTCGTCGGCATCCGCAGGTCGAAGATCGGGTTCGTATTCCAGCAGTTCAACCTCCTGCCCTACCTCACGGCCCAGGAGAACGTCGAGTACCCCCTCCTCTTCAATTACCACAATCCGGAAGACCGGGCCCGTGCAGCAGCCGAACTGCTCCGGTGCGTCGGGCTGCACGACCGCCGGGCTCACCATCCGTCGGAGCTGAGCGGGGGCGAACAGCAGCGGGTATCGATAGCCCGGGCCCTCGTCAACAATCCTCCGATCATATTTGCCGACGAGCCGACCGGGAACCTCGACCAGAAGACGAGCGAGGAGATCTTCCGGCTGATGAGATCCATCAGCCAGGAGAAGAAGACAACGTTCTTTATCGTCACCCATGAGCGGGACTTCGGGGCCTATGCGGACCGGTCGTTCCAGCTCAGGGACGGGGAAGTGATCGACACATGGTAA
- a CDS encoding ABC transporter permease — protein MVKLLDYAKLSARQLQKKRTRVLLTAIGIAIGIAAVVGIISLGEGIRYQAIETVKQQSDLSLIEVTGAVRDGTVIPITESKVALIRTIPHADSAGPVYRASFSTLRQTYLGVTGISGEDFSRIFRPSYSSGTFPEPGSNQVLLGYDIAEKLRKYEGIRPGDQFTVVIREYDASGAPQDRKLSIRTSGVLRERGDSLDNMVIMDPDAVKGMSDGDTAYSSVYIRVDDPEHVFSVVGEVQSLGLSASGAFQQIESVNRFMDLVILFLSLFAAISLVIGALMIVNTMVMSVYERTREIGVSMAVGASRGDVMTLILLECFYIGIIGGLLGDLLGIAFSFCLNTLGKSYLMAQMGDLFSGFARYDLTIVTPQILVLGFLVAVLLSLLSGLYPALKAAGLDPVEAIHHT, from the coding sequence ATGGTAAAACTCCTGGATTATGCAAAACTCTCCGCCCGGCAGCTCCAGAAAAAACGGACCCGGGTGCTCCTGACCGCCATCGGCATTGCAATCGGTATCGCGGCCGTTGTCGGGATCATCTCGCTCGGGGAAGGGATCCGTTACCAGGCCATCGAGACCGTAAAGCAGCAGTCGGATCTCTCGCTCATCGAAGTCACAGGCGCGGTCCGGGACGGAACCGTCATCCCCATCACGGAGTCCAAGGTAGCGCTCATACGAACCATTCCCCATGCGGATTCGGCAGGCCCGGTGTACCGGGCCTCGTTCTCAACGCTCCGTCAGACATATCTCGGAGTAACCGGGATCAGCGGCGAAGATTTTTCCAGGATCTTCAGGCCCTCGTATTCCTCGGGGACCTTTCCCGAACCCGGTTCAAACCAGGTTCTCCTGGGATACGACATTGCAGAAAAACTCCGGAAGTACGAGGGTATCCGGCCGGGCGACCAGTTCACGGTCGTGATACGGGAATACGATGCAAGCGGCGCCCCGCAGGACCGCAAACTCTCGATACGTACAAGCGGTGTTCTCAGGGAGAGGGGGGACTCGCTCGACAACATGGTGATCATGGACCCCGATGCTGTAAAAGGAATGTCTGACGGGGATACTGCCTACAGTTCCGTCTACATCCGCGTCGACGATCCGGAACATGTCTTCTCTGTGGTCGGCGAAGTCCAGTCGCTCGGGCTCTCGGCCTCGGGGGCGTTCCAGCAGATCGAGTCCGTGAACCGGTTCATGGACCTTGTCATCCTCTTCCTCTCCCTCTTTGCAGCCATCTCGCTCGTGATAGGTGCGCTCATGATCGTCAACACCATGGTCATGTCCGTGTACGAGCGGACCCGCGAGATCGGCGTGAGCATGGCTGTCGGGGCCTCCAGAGGAGATGTCATGACGCTCATCCTGCTGGAATGTTTCTATATCGGGATCATCGGGGGACTGCTTGGCGATCTTCTCGGGATCGCGTTCTCATTCTGTCTTAACACGCTCGGGAAATCCTACCTGATGGCCCAGATGGGCGATCTCTTCTCCGGGTTTGCACGCTACGATCTCACGATCGTAACCCCGCAAATCCTCGTCCTGGGATTCCTTGTCGCAGTCCTTCTCTCGCTTTTGTCGGGATTGTATCCTGCACTGAAAGCTGCCGGGCTCGACCCGGTCGAGGCCATCCATCACACGTGA
- a CDS encoding ABC transporter substrate-binding protein, protein MMQKKNPAPRLHALTALIVLGLVLAAVAVSGCTTAPVASRPPATSATPYVTTPVVVKTTVPAYTVPVQRIIVTNANSAELLIAIGAKDRIVGVSDTVKNHPVLGPQFANVPSIGSWQTPDVETLLSLHPDVVICYSSYLPKNVDKITAAGVTLLPIDAYKIDTMGADTKKLGQITGREKEAAEYVSFLEKYENVIQTRTAGLRDEEMPRVYFESYSDYSTLTGGSGADSLLAMAGGRNIAGLLPVSSPKVNAEWLVAEDPKVIIKTIASSTKDQDLKGLQEKIRSRTGLGNISAVKNNRVYVISNDIVYGPRAIIGALYIARILHSEKFADILPEKILDDYAGRFAPGTNTTSCMYPENTG, encoded by the coding sequence ATGATGCAAAAAAAGAATCCCGCACCACGGCTCCACGCACTGACGGCCCTCATTGTTCTTGGCCTGGTCCTCGCTGCCGTGGCAGTATCCGGCTGCACAACCGCACCGGTCGCATCCAGGCCACCGGCAACATCCGCAACGCCGTATGTTACAACCCCGGTTGTGGTGAAAACCACCGTACCGGCTTACACGGTTCCCGTCCAGCGGATCATTGTCACGAACGCGAATTCTGCAGAACTGCTGATCGCGATCGGGGCAAAAGACCGGATCGTCGGAGTCTCCGATACGGTGAAGAATCACCCGGTTCTCGGGCCGCAGTTTGCAAACGTCCCGAGCATCGGCTCCTGGCAGACCCCGGACGTAGAGACGCTCCTCTCGCTTCACCCGGATGTCGTGATCTGCTATTCGAGTTACCTGCCAAAAAATGTCGATAAGATCACTGCCGCGGGAGTCACCCTCCTCCCCATCGATGCCTACAAGATCGATACGATGGGCGCCGATACAAAAAAACTGGGGCAGATCACCGGCAGGGAAAAAGAAGCTGCGGAATATGTATCGTTCCTTGAAAAATACGAAAATGTCATCCAGACCCGCACGGCCGGACTGCGGGACGAGGAGATGCCACGAGTATATTTCGAATCTTATTCCGATTATTCCACCCTGACCGGGGGATCGGGGGCGGACTCGCTCCTGGCCATGGCAGGGGGCAGGAATATCGCAGGACTGCTGCCGGTCTCGTCGCCGAAAGTGAACGCCGAATGGCTGGTTGCCGAAGATCCCAAGGTCATCATCAAAACAATTGCCTCCTCCACAAAAGACCAGGATCTGAAAGGGCTGCAGGAGAAGATACGCAGCCGGACGGGGCTTGGGAATATCAGCGCAGTGAAAAACAATCGCGTGTACGTCATCTCGAACGACATCGTATACGGGCCCCGGGCAATTATCGGAGCATTATATATTGCCAGGATCCTTCATTCGGAAAAATTTGCCGATATCCTGCCTGAAAAAATACTCGATGACTACGCGGGACGCTTTGCGCCGGGCACCAATACCACGTCGTGCATGTACCCGGAAAATACCGGATGA
- a CDS encoding DUF3344 domain-containing protein — MLLIAGLLLLVPVVHANTYEGGIPLTTEKKGMVTGGLWYDAYPGFSTSAQKYFVLPKHTTIDWARVYVGVYCGHKQNNYPGIAHVSLDPDGSGSFATTLGDENLNVPYTYPGTGGSGPVYVNDHCNRVTSDYLMWYDVGDKLSDKPVGVSVKTEKTGASSFDGRIKFIALVVAYNDDDHDIVYYWVNQGHDPLNSEDNNGYSGETTFGTSSVITENDEEEENLEATLSTLYMASVDGKYTFNGEELPGDTPRGAYFGFNKWDVKDQIITGDDSTLKYEESGTYYKIPLALLTVRLPERDAGTLEVTSEPPGAQILLDGEVSDRVTNATITGVGTGEHTVEIDMAGNGSYKNPKPATVVITRNGISSVNFRLSSINGSISISSEPKGAWVYLDGVNQSIQTDTTLDDALAGNHTVTLKKAGFEDREIPVTVGKERPGSIAETLIPLSSNSTASAGTGSGTSGYSGTALSLYRHGVVNGGLVIANASAYSGLLEKDIRKTYPVTINLPKNATVKDARLYVYTTWSYNTADLKGKPASIRVDYNDNLLTRERSYLDRKGSGTYDYPVETHCYTLDNRAIQNGITQITVVNTGQGKDTFAVYGVLLVIVYEDPSKPPMEYWIGEGADMVYANKEFQTDTARATTRMDFPGQVSSPDLTRGSLIAVSTASSGSPGDDNGITFNNIGWTNALTGGSSAISMARFDVAGSVLPADNTATIQSRAAQDKGDYMENRNIILVLESDIRNGTEDIPIAFSDVKRNDNSTVARQDPTNDTMLAPAESGPIEENLDPAKKTYTVRVLSNPPGGVISIDYRYSGKTTPGTIEPLAGGNHTITVELEGFKPAEQKVFITNNETLKFALNVSGSPVFEKLKINDNSEALLDQEYYGGVFVDSNPGNANIYVDGKKTTLVTPSVVYGLNEGKHTVKVMIGSGTKKVEFPIETKDVFVDDGTITPVSFSISENPYLLNISVISDEFNGSEFTLNGMRTKYKIPANLNLQYSSENFVAIQKDNTYISVPLVIYNSVEQPQVLQSKSTSFHNLYVESEPSGSDIFVDGYSTGYSTPYLIRNLSEGTHVVFVTKSGYVPLSSTVRVSTEDVVRRFVLEEYLNGRLKVTSVPDGGKIYLNNKDTGEKTPFTFQYMQAGHYTIKVVQNKTQAIEEDVIIEPGFVREVNLTLKKKGSAKYGIT, encoded by the coding sequence TTGCTGCTCATTGCAGGACTCCTCCTGCTGGTCCCGGTCGTCCATGCAAATACGTACGAAGGGGGCATCCCGCTCACGACTGAGAAGAAGGGAATGGTAACCGGTGGTCTCTGGTACGATGCCTACCCGGGATTCTCCACATCTGCCCAGAAATATTTCGTTCTCCCAAAACATACGACCATTGACTGGGCAAGGGTGTATGTCGGCGTCTATTGCGGTCACAAGCAGAACAATTACCCGGGCATCGCCCACGTCTCACTCGACCCGGACGGGAGCGGCAGCTTCGCAACCACGCTCGGGGATGAAAATCTCAATGTTCCCTACACCTATCCGGGAACGGGAGGATCCGGGCCGGTTTATGTGAACGATCACTGCAACCGGGTCACCAGCGATTACCTCATGTGGTATGATGTCGGGGACAAATTGTCCGACAAGCCTGTCGGGGTGAGCGTGAAAACGGAAAAAACCGGCGCATCTTCCTTCGATGGCCGCATCAAATTCATCGCGCTCGTAGTTGCGTACAATGACGATGACCACGACATCGTATACTACTGGGTCAACCAGGGACACGATCCCCTCAACTCCGAAGACAACAACGGGTATTCCGGCGAGACTACCTTTGGCACATCCTCGGTAATCACCGAGAACGACGAGGAAGAAGAGAACCTGGAGGCAACCTTATCCACCCTGTACATGGCAAGCGTTGACGGGAAATATACATTCAACGGCGAGGAGTTGCCCGGGGATACGCCTCGCGGCGCATACTTCGGGTTCAATAAATGGGATGTCAAGGATCAGATAATTACCGGTGACGACAGCACGCTCAAGTACGAAGAATCAGGAACATATTACAAAATCCCCCTGGCACTCCTGACGGTCCGCCTCCCGGAGCGCGATGCAGGTACCCTGGAAGTGACGTCGGAACCGCCGGGGGCACAGATCCTGCTGGACGGCGAAGTATCCGACAGGGTGACGAATGCAACGATTACCGGTGTCGGCACCGGGGAACACACCGTTGAAATCGACATGGCAGGTAACGGAAGTTACAAAAATCCCAAACCGGCAACCGTTGTCATCACGAGGAACGGAATATCGAGCGTGAATTTCCGGCTCTCATCGATCAATGGATCGATCTCGATTAGCTCGGAGCCCAAGGGGGCATGGGTATACCTGGACGGGGTAAACCAGTCAATTCAGACAGATACCACGCTCGATGATGCACTGGCCGGAAACCACACAGTAACCCTGAAAAAAGCCGGGTTCGAAGATCGGGAGATACCGGTCACGGTGGGAAAAGAGAGACCGGGATCGATTGCCGAAACGCTCATCCCCCTCTCATCGAATTCAACCGCATCGGCCGGCACCGGATCCGGCACCAGCGGGTATAGTGGCACAGCGCTCTCGTTATACCGTCATGGGGTCGTCAATGGCGGGCTCGTCATCGCAAACGCGAGTGCGTATTCCGGGCTGCTCGAAAAGGATATCCGCAAAACATATCCTGTAACCATAAATCTCCCGAAAAATGCCACGGTGAAAGATGCAAGGCTGTACGTGTACACGACCTGGAGCTACAATACTGCCGATCTCAAGGGAAAACCGGCATCGATCCGGGTGGATTATAACGACAATCTCCTGACCCGGGAACGAAGTTATCTCGACCGTAAAGGATCCGGCACCTATGATTACCCGGTCGAAACTCACTGTTACACGCTTGACAACCGTGCGATCCAGAACGGCATTACGCAGATAACCGTGGTGAACACCGGCCAGGGCAAAGATACATTTGCCGTTTACGGGGTTCTCCTGGTGATCGTGTATGAAGATCCATCAAAACCTCCCATGGAATACTGGATAGGGGAAGGTGCGGACATGGTCTATGCCAACAAGGAATTCCAGACAGATACCGCACGTGCAACAACCCGGATGGATTTCCCGGGCCAGGTCAGTTCTCCGGATCTTACGCGAGGATCCCTGATAGCTGTCAGTACTGCTTCCTCAGGCAGTCCCGGCGACGACAACGGGATCACATTCAATAACATCGGCTGGACCAATGCCCTGACCGGCGGATCGTCTGCGATAAGCATGGCAAGGTTCGATGTGGCGGGATCCGTTCTCCCCGCGGACAACACGGCAACCATCCAGAGCCGGGCTGCACAGGACAAAGGCGATTACATGGAGAACCGCAATATCATCCTGGTTCTCGAGTCCGATATCCGGAATGGAACTGAGGATATCCCGATCGCATTCTCTGATGTCAAACGCAATGATAACAGCACGGTTGCCCGCCAGGATCCAACCAATGATACCATGCTGGCACCGGCAGAATCCGGGCCGATCGAAGAGAATCTCGATCCGGCGAAAAAAACGTATACGGTCAGGGTTCTCTCGAATCCCCCGGGTGGCGTCATTTCCATCGATTACCGGTACAGCGGAAAGACTACCCCCGGAACAATTGAGCCCCTGGCGGGAGGTAATCATACGATCACGGTTGAGCTGGAAGGATTCAAACCTGCCGAGCAGAAAGTCTTCATAACGAACAACGAGACCCTGAAATTCGCGCTCAATGTGAGCGGGTCGCCGGTATTTGAAAAACTGAAGATTAATGATAATTCCGAGGCTCTTCTCGACCAGGAGTACTATGGCGGGGTTTTTGTGGATTCGAATCCGGGTAACGCCAATATCTATGTTGACGGGAAAAAAACCACGCTTGTCACCCCGAGCGTCGTGTATGGCCTTAACGAGGGGAAACATACCGTCAAGGTGATGATTGGCTCCGGTACGAAAAAAGTGGAGTTCCCTATAGAAACAAAGGATGTTTTCGTTGATGACGGAACGATCACGCCGGTCTCGTTCTCGATAAGCGAAAACCCGTACCTCCTCAACATATCGGTCATCTCGGACGAGTTTAACGGGTCCGAATTCACTCTTAACGGGATGAGGACGAAATATAAAATTCCTGCGAATCTGAACCTGCAATATTCATCGGAAAATTTCGTTGCGATACAAAAGGATAATACCTACATCTCAGTCCCGCTTGTTATCTACAATTCAGTTGAGCAGCCCCAGGTACTCCAGTCTAAAAGCACATCCTTCCACAATCTCTATGTCGAATCCGAACCTTCGGGTTCAGATATTTTTGTTGACGGGTATTCCACCGGGTATTCAACCCCGTACCTGATCCGGAACCTGTCGGAAGGCACCCATGTGGTTTTTGTCACCAAATCCGGGTACGTTCCTCTTTCCAGTACAGTACGGGTCAGCACCGAAGATGTTGTCCGGCGCTTTGTTCTTGAGGAATACCTCAACGGGAGACTGAAAGTCACCAGTGTTCCTGACGGCGGGAAGATTTACCTCAACAACAAGGATACCGGAGAGAAGACCCCCTTCACGTTCCAGTACATGCAGGCAGGGCATTATACAATCAAAGTTGTCCAGAACAAGACCCAGGCAATCGAGGAGGATGTTATCATTGAGCCGGGCTTTGTACGGGAAGTAAATCTTACCCTCAAAAAGAAAGGCAGTGCAAAATACGGTATAACATAA
- the cbiM gene encoding cobalt transporter CbiM, which yields MHIPDAFIPIWQGAIYWIIALVFVALALRWARNEMNEEKLPLVAVLAAAVFALQSFNLPVSMGTSGHLVGGALVAIVLGSPFAAVFILTMVLIVQGVLFGDGGITTMGANIINMGVIGGFVGFYSFKGIMGVTKSMPVSAFIAAWLACLIPALACAVEMYFAGTFPLKEGLIAMGLYHAAIGVIEGFVTVAAIYLITAARPDLVDTGVKPAAAKGAGTS from the coding sequence ATGCATATACCTGACGCATTCATTCCGATCTGGCAGGGCGCAATCTACTGGATCATAGCCCTTGTCTTTGTAGCGCTTGCCCTCCGGTGGGCGAGAAACGAGATGAACGAAGAGAAACTCCCGCTGGTCGCAGTCCTTGCTGCCGCAGTCTTCGCTCTCCAGTCCTTCAACCTCCCCGTCTCGATGGGGACAAGCGGACATCTTGTGGGCGGTGCACTCGTGGCAATCGTTCTCGGCTCGCCGTTTGCAGCTGTATTCATCTTAACCATGGTGCTCATTGTCCAGGGAGTCCTGTTCGGCGATGGCGGTATCACCACCATGGGGGCCAACATCATCAACATGGGTGTGATTGGCGGTTTTGTCGGGTTCTACTCGTTCAAAGGGATCATGGGGGTCACAAAGAGCATGCCCGTCTCGGCATTCATCGCAGCCTGGCTCGCCTGCCTGATCCCGGCCCTTGCCTGTGCAGTCGAGATGTATTTTGCCGGCACGTTCCCGCTCAAGGAAGGACTCATCGCCATGGGACTCTATCATGCAGCAATCGGGGTCATCGAAGGGTTTGTAACAGTCGCAGCCATCTACCTGATCACTGCGGCACGACCGGATCTCGTGGATACCGGAGTTAAACCTGCAGCCGCAAAGGGGGCTGGTACATCATGA